Proteins co-encoded in one Leptolyngbya sp. FACHB-261 genomic window:
- a CDS encoding pentapeptide repeat-containing protein — protein sequence MRINLSGINLRGADLVGVDLRSANLSEANLIEANLSEADLRRATLSEADLSEADLIEASLRGVKLKTSVVELTVFGNNDGLTDTDKTALQERGAIFQDFPGETADIPVKR from the coding sequence ATTAGAATCAACCTCAGCGGAATCAACCTCAGGGGAGCGGACCTTGTTGGAGTTGACCTCAGGTCAGCTAACCTCAGCGAAGCCAACCTTATCGAGGCTAACCTCAGCGAGGCTGATCTCAGGAGAGCCACCCTTAGCGAGGCTGACCTCAGTGAAGCTGACCTGATCGAAGCTAGCCTTAGAGGAGTCAAGCTTAAGACTTCAGTGGTAGAGCTTACTGTATTTGGTAACAACGATGGTCTAACCGATACGGACAAAACTGCGCTACAAGAACGGGGAGCAATTTTTCAGGACTTCCCAGGTGAAACGGCAGATATACCTGTTAAAAGGTGA